One Coffea arabica cultivar ET-39 chromosome 5e, Coffea Arabica ET-39 HiFi, whole genome shotgun sequence DNA segment encodes these proteins:
- the LOC140006982 gene encoding uncharacterized protein, which yields MDFSFVRALCSIERHRVLWEKLLSDKPISLPWCIGGDFNVIVDAHEKRDGQPFSVLEGIEFLAFKEEAEVFDAEFSGSSFTWYNNRRGRARIWKRLDRLLINGKCSDLASPISVVHLARHPSDHAPMKISFSSRLDNRPRLFRFLNVWTSQPSLLEVIRATWDTAVQGSLLRVLYLKLLATWRAIQQWNKHYFGNIGTAVKEAEVVLERAKGGVTNDDSDEDPEELHKAQAELNRALAIEEQFWRQKARVKWLSSGDRNTRWGELGHLIPPMVTREESTLLAEVPDMEEVQRLVFDMDGESAIGPDGFTSKFFTFTWDIIAQDVHRVVVSFFCGSELPRFITFTSIVLLPKVSNPQDFSKFRPISLCNFFNKLLSRISVGRLASVVPRIITPEQTGFVKGRSIIDNYFLAQELIADIGKKARGGT from the exons ATGGATTTCTCATTTGTGCGTGCGTTATGTTCGATAGAGAGACATAGGGTCTTATGGGAAAAACTTTTATCTGATAAGCCTATTTCACTGCCATGGTGCATTGGGGGAGATTTTAACGTTATTGTGGATGCGCATGAGAAGCGGGATGGGCAACCTTTTTCTGTGTTGGAAGGGATAGAGTTCTTGGCCTTCAAGGAAGAGGCCGAGGTGTTTGATGCTGAGTTTTCGGGGTCGAGCTTCACATGGTACAATAATCGGAGGGGTAGGGCTAGAATATGGAAGCGGTTAGATAGATTGCTCATTAATGGGAAGTGTTCAGATTTGGCCTCACCAATTTCAGTTGTTCATCTAGCGAGACACCCGTCGGATCATGCCCcgatgaaaatttctttttcttcgagGCTAGATAATAGGCCGCGGCTGTTCAGATTCTTGAATGTATGGACATCCCAACCAAGTTTACTGGAGGTCATTCGAGCTACATGGGACACTGCAGTACAAGGATCACTACTTAGAGTTTTGTACTTAAAGTTGTTAGCTACCTGGAGGGCGATTCAGCAATGGAATAAGCATTATTTTGGCAATATTGGTACTGCTGTTAAGGAAGCTGAGGTTGTGCTTGAAAGGGCGAAGGGAGGAGTGACAAATGATGACTCCGATGAGGATCCCGAGGAACTTCACAAGGCGCAAGCGGAACTTAATCGGGCTTTGGCGATTGAAGAACAATTTTGGAGACAAAAGGCACGGGTCAAATGGCTCAGTAGTGGGGATCGGAATACACG TTGGGGAGAGTTGGGGCATTTAATCCCGCCAATGGTCACGAGAGAGGAAAGTACGCTGTTGGCAGAGGTGCCTGACATGGAAGAAGTTCAGCGTTTGGTGTTCGACATGGACGGGGAGAGTGCTATTGGCCCAGACGGCTTTACAAGTAAGTTCTTCACTTTTACATGGGATATTATTGCTCAGGACGTGCACAGAGTGGTGGTGAGTTTCTTCTGTGGAAGTGAACTGCCTAGGTTTATTACTTTCACTTCAATTGTGTTGCTTCCTAAAGTGTCGAATCCCCAGGACTTCTCGAAATTCAGACCGATTAGCCTCTGCAATTTCTTCAACAAACTATTGTCCAGAATTTCGGTGGGTCGTCTGGCCTCGGTAGTGCCGAGAATTATCACCCCCGAGCAGACGGGGTTTGTCAAAGGCCGTTCTATAATAGACAATTATTTTTTGGCTCAGGAATTGATAGCGGACATTGGCAAGAAGGCACGAGGGGGAACGTAG